In Thermodesulfobacteriota bacterium, a single genomic region encodes these proteins:
- a CDS encoding SurA N-terminal domain-containing protein, with protein sequence MLDVLRRNARSWAIKLILGFIALTFIWWGVGSYDAENRDVAATVGEERVTFAEMAETASTLEKAYRDALGSAFTPEMARDVRQQAIDLLVRRRIMMAEAAALGISATDDEVQREIAATPAFQANGQFREDRYRQVLAASRLTPGAYEASTRSAITLRKLEGLLAAGVLIPETEAKELFLLTTREIRVLVATADPEKLKNVAPPSDGEIAAKYEQSRESFRIPARVKLAVAAFTPDRFAGDVRPTEEEVKAYYEDNADRFRTEESRLVSKIVFPYVGKNKEEVAGKAAGSLAEAMKDKRRFGAETWVTRKDAGPGLSEAVFGAPVDTVIGPVDVGTAFVIARVNRIRFPETLPLSEVRGRVVEEISREKGKDLATVKAYEAHPKAAAAGDVVKTASAYGVKAVETGWIGAEGAAGIPSAVAQDALLLAAGEVAPVKTIGDTHFLYQVAAKEDSRIPPLQEVRARVAAAAAREKRVAAARAALLQALSASKTAAEFEANAKKAGIPVAPTGWFAPLADTIPGGMAQEGDVRKDLSILSNKAPVSSKIYPGPEGRSLGVAFLEERIAGAAEWAERKDEFLQGMRRQGETTLRDQFLADRRKELKVEINPEALK encoded by the coding sequence CCCTCGAGAAGGCCTACCGGGATGCGCTCGGCTCCGCCTTCACGCCGGAGATGGCGCGGGACGTGAGGCAGCAGGCGATCGACCTGCTGGTCCGCCGCAGGATCATGATGGCGGAAGCGGCCGCATTGGGGATCTCCGCCACGGACGACGAGGTGCAGCGGGAGATCGCCGCCACGCCCGCGTTCCAGGCGAACGGGCAGTTCCGGGAGGACCGGTACCGCCAGGTGCTCGCGGCCAGCCGCCTCACTCCCGGCGCGTACGAGGCGTCGACCCGCTCCGCGATCACCTTGAGAAAGCTGGAAGGTCTTCTCGCCGCGGGCGTCCTCATACCCGAGACGGAGGCGAAGGAGCTGTTCCTGCTCACCACGCGGGAGATCCGGGTCCTGGTCGCGACGGCGGACCCGGAAAAGCTGAAGAACGTCGCTCCCCCGTCGGACGGCGAGATCGCCGCGAAGTACGAGCAGTCCAGGGAAAGCTTCCGGATCCCCGCGCGGGTGAAGCTGGCCGTCGCGGCGTTCACCCCCGACCGGTTCGCCGGCGACGTCCGTCCGACCGAGGAGGAGGTGAAGGCGTACTACGAGGATAACGCGGACCGGTTCCGGACCGAGGAGAGCCGGCTGGTCTCGAAGATCGTCTTTCCGTATGTCGGGAAGAACAAGGAAGAGGTCGCCGGGAAGGCCGCCGGATCCCTGGCCGAGGCGATGAAGGACAAGAGGCGGTTCGGCGCGGAGACGTGGGTCACGCGGAAGGACGCGGGGCCCGGGCTCTCGGAAGCCGTTTTCGGCGCGCCGGTCGACACGGTGATCGGCCCGGTGGATGTCGGGACGGCCTTCGTCATCGCGCGGGTCAACCGGATCCGCTTCCCCGAAACGCTGCCGCTGTCCGAGGTGCGCGGGCGCGTCGTCGAGGAGATCTCCCGGGAGAAGGGAAAAGACCTCGCCACCGTCAAGGCATACGAAGCGCACCCGAAAGCGGCGGCAGCCGGGGACGTCGTCAAGACGGCTTCCGCTTACGGCGTGAAAGCGGTGGAAACCGGCTGGATCGGCGCGGAAGGGGCAGCCGGAATCCCCTCCGCCGTCGCGCAGGACGCCCTCCTGCTCGCCGCCGGGGAGGTAGCCCCGGTCAAGACCATCGGCGATACGCATTTCCTCTACCAGGTGGCGGCCAAGGAGGATTCCCGCATACCGCCGCTCCAGGAAGTCCGCGCCCGGGTCGCGGCCGCGGCCGCCCGGGAGAAACGGGTCGCGGCGGCGCGCGCCGCGCTCCTGCAGGCGCTTTCCGCCTCCAAGACCGCTGCGGAGTTCGAAGCGAACGCGAAGAAGGCCGGGATTCCGGTCGCCCCGACCGGCTGGTTCGCGCCGCTCGCCGACACGATCCCCGGCGGGATGGCTCAGGAGGGGGACGTCCGGAAAGACCTTTCCATCCTCTCCAATAAAGCGCCGGTGTCCTCGAAAATCTACCCGGGTCCGGAGGGGCGGTCGCTCGGCGTGGCGTTCCTTGAGGAGCGCATCGCCGGGGCTGCGGAATGGGCCGAAAGGAAGGACGAGTTCCTCCAGGGGATGCGTCGGCAGGGGGAAACCACGTTGAGGGACCAGTTCCTCGCGGACCGGCGGAAGGAACTGAAGGTTGAGATCAACCCGGAAGCGCTCAAGTAG
- a CDS encoding thermonuclease family protein — MRSTRKRSSRLPLLAALFFLPALFVPGARAAAETAVVEEVIDGDTLRVVSGGSPATVRLIGIDAPERAHPFVGKEYFGDESAAYLSSLCLGKTVRMEKGAEESDRYDRRLRYVFLPPPDGRLLNLEMLRAGMARAYTRFPFSRRDEFTAAESRARRDGEGIWKDAGTAKLRWLLSGSAPRAEVYPAGGSSYAVVHRGWALDETPRGELAKEIEWVLKARAELSDAEFARKARERGYRPVDPASDALSGRTERLPQESEAVPASAVSWEDARRHIDERIVVEGTIVRTHRTGSVLYLNFHTNWKRYLTVVIPAKDLPLFPQDPEAAFKGKKVRARGEVTLRKNLLEMVVRDPANITIVP; from the coding sequence TTGAGATCAACCCGGAAGCGCTCAAGTAGGCTCCCGCTCCTCGCCGCGCTCTTTTTTCTGCCCGCGCTTTTCGTCCCCGGCGCGCGCGCGGCGGCGGAAACCGCCGTCGTCGAAGAAGTGATAGACGGCGACACGCTCCGCGTCGTCTCCGGAGGCTCTCCGGCTACCGTCCGCCTCATCGGCATCGACGCTCCCGAGCGAGCCCACCCGTTCGTCGGGAAGGAGTACTTCGGCGACGAGTCGGCAGCTTACCTTTCCTCCCTCTGCCTCGGAAAGACCGTCCGGATGGAAAAAGGGGCGGAGGAGAGCGACCGGTACGACCGGCGCCTCCGGTACGTGTTCCTCCCCCCGCCGGACGGCCGCCTCCTGAACCTCGAGATGCTGCGCGCAGGAATGGCCCGCGCATATACCAGGTTCCCGTTCTCCCGCCGGGACGAGTTCACGGCGGCGGAATCCCGGGCGCGCCGGGACGGGGAAGGGATATGGAAGGACGCGGGGACGGCGAAGCTGCGCTGGCTGCTCTCGGGGAGCGCGCCCCGCGCGGAGGTGTATCCCGCGGGGGGAAGCTCCTACGCCGTCGTTCACCGCGGCTGGGCCCTCGACGAAACGCCGCGCGGGGAGCTGGCGAAGGAGATCGAGTGGGTCCTCAAGGCCCGGGCGGAGCTGTCGGACGCGGAGTTCGCCCGGAAAGCCCGCGAGCGGGGATACCGACCCGTCGATCCGGCGTCGGACGCGCTTTCCGGCCGCACGGAGCGCCTCCCGCAGGAGTCCGAGGCCGTTCCCGCCTCCGCCGTTTCGTGGGAGGACGCGCGCCGGCACATCGACGAGCGGATCGTCGTCGAAGGGACGATCGTCCGGACGCACCGGACCGGGAGCGTCCTTTACCTCAACTTCCATACGAACTGGAAGCGGTACCTGACGGTCGTCATCCCGGCGAAGGACCTTCCCCTTTTCCCGCAGGACCCGGAGGCCGCTTTCAAAGGAAAGAAGGTCCGGGCGCGCGGCGAGGTGACGCTCCGTAAGAACCTGCTGGAAATGGTCGTGCGGGACCCGGCAAACATCACAATCGTGCCGTAG